A genomic segment from Microbacterium sp. SORGH_AS_0428 encodes:
- a CDS encoding amidohydrolase family protein, with protein sequence MSVVDVVIDDAHVVTMDDSRRVVRGWIAIRDGIVDAVGEGPAPAASERIDARGGIVHPGFVSAHTHSMDAAAAGSLDASVPFFDWLFGTYYRTVLALTPADAAHAVRSLATDAARAGITTVLDCWGVGDVGTRRADAAFAASATAARASGVRWILAPMVSDRLPASWSSWLDAAERAGGFRRDALIAPTRTALRFAAATLDAAAGRVSVFACTELPEMASDALLVGLGALGAPGMTTHLCASDAGAAGILDPEGRPERAVDRLQRLGVLGPRLVGAHLSATDAGDRERLASHGCGGVHCAASSMYSGADRSALGELREAGIVVGLGLDNRSLNTPADMVAEMRHALAFDRAAGTGDRRVTASELLAHATIDAARVLGMAELIGSLEPGKRADLVVRAASDGPPMSPEARIVLGSRAEDVQLVLVDGEAVFAR encoded by the coding sequence GTGAGCGTCGTCGACGTCGTCATCGACGACGCTCACGTCGTCACGATGGATGATTCCCGGCGCGTCGTCCGGGGGTGGATCGCGATCCGTGACGGCATCGTCGACGCGGTGGGCGAGGGGCCCGCGCCGGCGGCGAGCGAGCGGATCGACGCACGTGGCGGCATCGTCCACCCGGGATTCGTCAGCGCGCACACCCACTCCATGGATGCGGCCGCGGCCGGCTCGCTGGACGCGTCGGTGCCGTTCTTCGACTGGCTGTTCGGCACGTACTACCGCACCGTCCTCGCCCTCACTCCAGCGGATGCGGCGCATGCGGTGCGCAGCCTCGCGACGGATGCGGCGCGTGCCGGCATCACCACGGTGCTCGACTGCTGGGGAGTCGGCGACGTCGGCACGCGTCGCGCGGACGCGGCCTTCGCCGCGAGCGCGACGGCCGCGCGGGCGTCCGGGGTGCGCTGGATCCTGGCGCCGATGGTCTCCGATCGCCTGCCCGCCTCGTGGAGCTCGTGGCTCGATGCAGCGGAACGTGCGGGCGGCTTCCGACGCGACGCACTGATCGCCCCGACGCGGACGGCGCTGCGCTTCGCCGCCGCGACGCTGGACGCGGCGGCGGGGCGAGTGTCGGTGTTCGCCTGCACGGAACTGCCCGAGATGGCCTCCGACGCGCTGCTGGTGGGGCTGGGCGCTCTCGGGGCGCCGGGCATGACGACACACTTGTGCGCGTCGGACGCGGGAGCCGCCGGCATCCTCGACCCCGAGGGAAGGCCCGAGCGGGCGGTCGACCGCCTCCAGCGGCTGGGAGTGCTGGGTCCGCGCCTGGTCGGAGCCCACCTGAGTGCGACCGACGCGGGCGACAGGGAGCGTCTGGCATCACACGGATGCGGCGGCGTGCACTGCGCGGCGTCCTCCATGTACTCCGGTGCCGACCGCAGTGCGCTGGGGGAGCTGCGGGAGGCCGGCATCGTGGTGGGTCTCGGCCTCGACAATCGCAGCCTCAACACGCCCGCGGACATGGTCGCCGAGATGAGACACGCGCTCGCCTTCGACCGCGCGGCCGGAACGGGGGATCGGCGGGTGACCGCGTCCGAGCTGCTGGCTCACGCGACGATCGATGCGGCCCGGGTCCTGGGCATGGCGGAGCTCATCGGTTCTCTCGAGCCGGGCAAGCGTGCCGACCTGGTCGTTCGCGCCGCATCCGACGGCCCGCCGATGTCGCCGGAGGCGCGGATCGTCCTGGGCTCTCGCGCGGAGGACGTGCAGCTCGTCCTCGTGGACGGCGAGGCGGTCTTCGCGCGGTGA
- a CDS encoding ABC transporter permease, translated as MRRRRAAAREHVDLGALVPPTPRADRFTSQDLVAEATADIGSRPARLIMTIAGTVLGIGALVATLGFAQTAAGQIARQFDQAAATRVEITPAEARTQSGASVATARLPWDGAERVERLAGVVAAATLAEVTLPAGSAITAVPVYDPSAASAAPAPVVASSSGLLDALGGRVAEGRMFDAGHDARGDRVAVLGAREADRLAINRVDSQPSIFIDGLAYAVIGIVDSFERRADLQDAVIIPVGTARADFSLAAPGSIQARVDVGAGPQIGDQAPLALAPDAPDQIKVAAPSGRSDLSQNVQADVNVVFIALGVIVLLAGGLGIANVTLLSVMERTPEIGLRRALGATPRQIAGQFIAESAIIGMLGGIMGSAVAVLSVVLVSVIAGWSPVINPLVAVGGAFLGAVVGLAAGWLPARRAARIEPIAALRG; from the coding sequence ATGAGACGCCGCCGCGCCGCCGCCCGCGAGCACGTCGACCTCGGCGCGCTGGTGCCGCCCACGCCCCGTGCCGACCGGTTCACGTCGCAGGACCTCGTCGCCGAGGCGACGGCCGACATCGGTTCGCGGCCCGCGCGGCTCATCATGACCATCGCCGGCACCGTGCTCGGCATCGGCGCCCTCGTCGCGACCCTCGGGTTCGCGCAGACGGCAGCCGGTCAGATCGCCCGCCAGTTCGATCAGGCGGCGGCCACGCGTGTGGAGATCACGCCCGCGGAAGCGCGCACGCAGTCCGGCGCCTCCGTCGCCACGGCGCGTCTGCCCTGGGACGGCGCCGAGCGCGTCGAGCGGCTCGCGGGCGTGGTCGCGGCGGCGACGCTCGCCGAGGTGACGCTGCCCGCAGGCTCCGCGATCACCGCGGTACCCGTGTACGACCCGTCGGCCGCATCCGCAGCTCCCGCTCCGGTCGTCGCCTCATCCTCGGGCCTGCTCGACGCGCTGGGCGGACGGGTCGCCGAGGGGCGCATGTTCGACGCGGGGCACGATGCGCGCGGCGACCGGGTCGCGGTGCTCGGAGCCCGCGAGGCGGATCGGCTCGCCATCAATCGCGTCGACAGTCAGCCCTCGATCTTCATCGACGGACTCGCGTACGCCGTCATCGGCATCGTCGACTCCTTCGAGCGGCGCGCCGACCTGCAGGATGCGGTCATCATCCCGGTCGGCACCGCGCGCGCCGACTTCTCGCTGGCCGCTCCCGGCAGCATCCAGGCGCGCGTCGACGTCGGTGCGGGGCCGCAGATCGGTGATCAGGCCCCCCTCGCCCTGGCCCCCGACGCCCCCGACCAGATCAAGGTGGCCGCCCCCAGCGGGCGCAGCGATCTGAGCCAGAACGTGCAGGCCGACGTGAACGTCGTCTTCATCGCGCTCGGGGTCATCGTGCTGCTGGCGGGCGGACTCGGCATCGCCAACGTCACCCTGCTCTCGGTCATGGAACGCACGCCCGAGATCGGGCTGCGTCGCGCGCTGGGCGCGACCCCGCGGCAGATCGCGGGGCAGTTCATCGCGGAGTCCGCGATCATCGGGATGCTCGGCGGGATCATGGGCTCGGCGGTGGCCGTGCTCTCGGTCGTCCTGGTGTCGGTGATCGCGGGGTGGAGCCCGGTGATCAACCCCCTGGTCGCCGTCGGAGGAGCCTTCCTCGGCGCCGTCGTGGGGCTCGCCGCAGGCTGGCTGCCTGCGCGCCGTGCCGCTCGCATCGAACCCATCGCGGCCCTCCGCGGGTGA
- a CDS encoding phosphoribosyltransferase family protein, which translates to MVIDHGVRFAETAGRELAERFADAGVEVVVAPATLGIPVAIEVTRALGLDDYVILQKTRKVHLGDALEEPVHAITSTTGAALLLDRARLSAVAGKRVLFVDDVISSGSSSGAALRLLERAGAEIVGIGALLAEGEGWPAALEPYVERIAVLGRIPVFPRA; encoded by the coding sequence ATGGTGATCGATCACGGGGTGCGCTTCGCCGAGACCGCCGGGCGCGAGCTGGCCGAGCGTTTCGCGGATGCCGGCGTCGAGGTCGTCGTCGCCCCCGCTACCCTCGGGATCCCCGTCGCGATCGAGGTGACTCGCGCGCTCGGTCTCGACGACTACGTGATCCTGCAGAAGACCCGCAAGGTGCACCTCGGCGACGCGCTGGAAGAGCCCGTGCACGCCATCACCAGCACGACGGGCGCCGCCCTGCTGCTGGATCGGGCGCGCCTGTCCGCGGTCGCGGGCAAGCGGGTGCTGTTCGTCGACGACGTGATCTCCAGCGGCTCGTCGTCGGGCGCCGCACTGCGCCTGCTCGAGAGGGCCGGTGCCGAGATCGTCGGGATCGGCGCGCTGCTGGCCGAGGGCGAGGGCTGGCCCGCGGCACTCGAACCGTACGTCGAGCGCATCGCGGTTCTCGGCCGCATCCCGGTGTTCCCGCGCGCGTGA
- a CDS encoding ABC transporter ATP-binding protein, translated as MTQTAAVTDAAGTDSGTAAPLVQLRDVTRSFPGPPEVQALKGINLTVERGDYVSIVGPSGSGKSTMLSILGLLDRPSVGEYHLDGVLTSSLDEDSRAAVRARRIGFVFQAFHLMSRRTVLDNVLMPMLYSGVPRGEREDRARAALERVGLGGRTGFLPGLLSGGERQRVAVARAVVSRPSLLLADEPTGNLDRRTSDEVMDLFDELRADGLTLIVITHDDAVAARASRRVRIADGRLSEVA; from the coding sequence ATGACGCAGACCGCGGCCGTGACGGATGCGGCCGGGACCGACTCGGGCACGGCGGCGCCCCTCGTGCAGCTGCGCGACGTCACCCGGTCCTTCCCCGGGCCTCCCGAGGTGCAGGCGCTCAAGGGGATCAACCTCACGGTCGAGCGGGGTGACTACGTCTCGATCGTCGGTCCCAGCGGCTCCGGCAAGTCCACGATGCTGAGCATCCTGGGATTGCTCGACCGACCGAGCGTCGGGGAGTACCACCTGGACGGGGTGCTCACCTCATCCCTCGACGAGGACAGCAGAGCCGCCGTCAGGGCGCGCCGGATCGGGTTCGTGTTCCAGGCCTTCCACCTCATGTCGCGGCGCACGGTGCTCGACAACGTGCTGATGCCGATGCTCTACAGCGGCGTGCCGCGCGGCGAACGGGAGGACCGTGCCCGTGCGGCGCTCGAACGCGTCGGGCTGGGCGGGCGGACCGGCTTCCTGCCGGGACTGCTCTCCGGCGGTGAACGCCAGCGCGTCGCCGTGGCGCGCGCGGTCGTCAGCCGTCCGAGCCTGCTGCTCGCCGACGAGCCCACGGGAAACCTCGACCGTCGCACCTCCGACGAGGTCATGGACCTCTTCGACGAACTGCGCGCCGACGGGCTCACCCTCATCGTGATCACGCACGACGACGCCGTCGCGGCGCGGGCGAGCCGCCGCGTGCGGATCGCCGACGGCCGCTTGAGCGAGGTGGCATGA